A DNA window from Actinomycetota bacterium contains the following coding sequences:
- the rpsC gene encoding 30S ribosomal protein S3 produces the protein MGQKVNPIGLRLGIIENWRSRWFASKDYARALEEDLKIRQHIQGKLSRAGISKIEMERAGDRVKIDIHTARPGIVIGRKGSEVELLRADLEKIIGKQIQINIQEVRAPELDATLVAQSIAEQLEARVSFRRAMKRAVTAAMRAGAQGVKVSCSGRLGGAEMARTEWYREGRVPLHTLRASIDYGFAEAHTTFGLIGVKVWIYKGDVLPYAEEEVEEVEEVKPKKEEAVEEVPAKSASEAEKKRETEKKETKKKKKESTKEEA, from the coding sequence GTGGGGCAAAAGGTTAATCCCATAGGTTTAAGACTAGGAATAATTGAAAATTGGAGGTCTCGCTGGTTTGCCAGTAAGGACTATGCAAGAGCTTTGGAGGAGGATCTAAAGATACGCCAGCACATTCAAGGGAAGCTATCTCGAGCCGGCATTTCTAAGATCGAAATGGAACGAGCTGGAGATAGGGTTAAGATCGATATCCATACGGCGAGACCGGGTATCGTCATAGGCAGGAAGGGCTCTGAAGTGGAACTCCTTCGGGCGGATTTGGAGAAGATAATCGGGAAGCAGATCCAGATAAATATCCAGGAAGTCAGAGCACCCGAGCTGGATGCGACCCTTGTGGCTCAGAGTATAGCAGAGCAGCTTGAAGCTCGAGTTTCCTTCAGAAGAGCCATGAAAAGAGCCGTAACGGCTGCCATGAGAGCTGGTGCTCAGGGTGTCAAAGTTTCGTGCTCGGGAAGATTGGGTGGAGCGGAGATGGCGAGAACGGAGTGGTATCGCGAGGGAAGGGTACCCCTCCATACTTTACGTGCGAGTATCGACTACGGTTTTGCAGAAGCCCATACCACCTTTGGACTCATTGGTGTGAAGGTTTGGATTTATAAGGGAGACGTTTTACCCTATGCTGAGGAAGAAGTGGAGGAAGTGGAGGAAGTGAAGCCCAAGAAGGAGGAAGCGGTCGAAGAGGTACCAGCAAAGTCAGCGTCTGAGGCTGAAAAGAAGAGGGAAACCGAGAAGAAGGAAACTAAGAAGAAAAAGAAAGAATCGACGAAAGAGGAGGCTTAG